A portion of the Manihot esculenta cultivar AM560-2 chromosome 2, M.esculenta_v8, whole genome shotgun sequence genome contains these proteins:
- the LOC110608871 gene encoding secreted RxLR effector protein 161-like yields MTQSNITFAVNVVSQFISAYVKHWTALEQILCYLKGTPRLGIIYNDHGHTALEYFSDADWVISKSDRRSTTGYCVLVGGNLVSWKSKKQNMVSRSSAESEYRAMTQSTYEILWMNHLLKKVSMDVTSSAKL; encoded by the coding sequence ATGACCCAGTCAAATATTACTTTTGCAGTAAATGTTGTAAGCCAGTTCATATCTGCATATGTGAAACATTGGACTGCTCTAGAACAAATTCTATGTTATCTAAAAGGGACTCCTAGACTTGGTATAATCTATAATGATCATGGGCATACTGCACTTGAGTATTTTTCTGATGCTGACTGGGTGATatccaaaagtgatagaaggtcgACTACAGGCTATTGTGTATTGGTTGGAGGAAATCTAGTGtcttggaaaagtaagaagcaaaatatgGTATCCAGATCCAGTGCTGAATCAGAATACAGGGCCATGACTCAATCCACTTATGAGATTCTATGGATGAATCATCTGCTGAAGAAAGTTAGTATGGATGTTACGTCATCCGCGAAACTTTAG